The Streptomyces sp. NBC_00691 genome has a segment encoding these proteins:
- a CDS encoding low affinity iron permease family protein: protein MTTEHPAERGGPEHDRFAAFSDRASNVTGSPLFYVLCVLLVLGTVVLHFLHPPLSWLIFAGDVMTAVNLLLLALLKNTERRDTHAVQRKLDAIAAALLEQREGTGHRAADELRQAIRMEENQ, encoded by the coding sequence ATGACCACTGAGCATCCCGCCGAGCGCGGCGGACCCGAACACGACCGGTTCGCCGCGTTCTCCGATCGGGCGTCGAACGTCACCGGCTCCCCGCTGTTCTACGTCCTGTGCGTGCTCCTGGTCCTCGGCACGGTCGTCCTGCATTTCCTGCATCCGCCGCTGTCCTGGCTGATCTTCGCCGGGGACGTCATGACGGCCGTCAACCTCCTCCTGCTCGCTCTCCTGAAGAACACCGAACGGCGTGACACACACGCTGTTCAGCGCAAGCTGGACGCCATCGCGGCAGCTCTTCTGGAGCAACGCGAAGGCACCGGCCACAGGGCGGCCGACGAACTGCGGCAGGCGATCCGGATGGAGGAGAACCAGTAA
- a CDS encoding FUSC family protein, with protein MAVGKGQQNQGQGLLARLRRDPFAVQTVRSAAAATLSYVVALRLSAEPVPLTAPLTALLVVQVTLYSTVTTSLRRVNSVVVGVLIAIAFSAVVGLSWWSLALVILASLLVGRLVRVEEFIPEVAISAMLVLGVTQVSDTAWDRVLETLIGAAVGMLFNLVLAPPVWVDTAGDSIEDLARRMRLLLLDVAEEFTGAPPVERAATRLHEARRLDNDVADVDGALRTAEDSLRLNPRVKEGLLHRVVLRTGLDTLEICAVVLRVLARTLTDLAKHRDGHQLLPEPAALAIRETAQYTADALVSFAVLVTARGSEDAEAAETRLAGELRAARACRDHAADRLLALALADAGRWQLYGALLTEVDRILDELDPEHRGHRLMEELDRRVRERTDRRRRLALRDRWNARRAARADG; from the coding sequence GTGGCAGTCGGCAAAGGACAGCAGAACCAGGGCCAGGGGCTGCTCGCGCGCCTCCGGCGTGACCCGTTCGCCGTCCAGACCGTGCGGTCCGCGGCGGCGGCCACCCTCAGCTATGTCGTGGCCCTCCGGCTGAGCGCCGAACCGGTGCCCCTCACCGCGCCCCTCACCGCCCTGCTCGTCGTCCAGGTCACGCTCTACTCCACCGTGACCACGAGCCTGCGCCGGGTGAACTCGGTCGTCGTCGGCGTGCTCATCGCCATCGCGTTCAGTGCCGTCGTCGGCCTCTCCTGGTGGAGTCTCGCCCTCGTCATCCTCGCCTCCCTGCTCGTCGGCCGGCTCGTCAGGGTCGAGGAGTTCATCCCCGAGGTCGCCATCAGCGCGATGCTCGTCCTCGGCGTCACCCAGGTGTCCGACACCGCCTGGGACCGCGTCCTGGAGACCCTCATCGGCGCCGCCGTGGGCATGCTCTTCAACCTGGTCCTGGCTCCGCCCGTCTGGGTCGACACCGCGGGCGACTCCATCGAGGACCTCGCCCGGCGGATGCGGCTGCTGCTCCTCGACGTGGCGGAGGAGTTCACCGGCGCGCCTCCCGTCGAGCGGGCCGCGACCAGGCTCCACGAGGCCCGCCGTCTCGACAACGACGTCGCCGACGTCGACGGGGCGCTGCGCACCGCCGAGGACAGCCTGCGGCTCAACCCCCGTGTCAAGGAGGGCCTCCTGCACCGGGTGGTGCTGCGTACCGGCCTCGACACCCTGGAGATCTGCGCCGTCGTCCTGCGGGTCCTCGCCCGCACCCTCACCGACCTCGCGAAGCACCGTGACGGGCACCAGCTGCTGCCCGAGCCGGCCGCCCTCGCCATCCGTGAGACCGCCCAGTACACCGCCGACGCCCTCGTCAGTTTCGCCGTCCTGGTCACCGCGCGCGGCAGCGAGGACGCCGAGGCCGCGGAGACCCGGCTCGCGGGCGAGCTGCGGGCGGCGAGGGCCTGCCGTGACCACGCCGCCGACCGGCTCCTCGCCCTCGCCCTCGCGGACGCCGGACGGTGGCAGCTGTACGGGGCCCTGCTCACCGAGGTCGACCGGATCCTCGACGAACTCGACCCCGAGCACCGGGGCCACCGGCTGATGGAGGAGCTGGACCGGCGGGTCCGTGAGCGGACCGACCGCCGACGCCGTCTCGCCCTCCGCGACCGGTGGAACGCGCGCCGGGCCGCCCGTGCCGACGGCTGA
- a CDS encoding GNAT family N-acetyltransferase, giving the protein MTIVVRPASVFEDVRALVGPKSPGANVCWCLSYRIPSKLNNELRGPARGEYVAELCRSTPPPGVLAYDGDEPVGWAAVAPRSGTSFARSRKIPHVDDLPVWALWCVRVRPGHRGKGISHALIAGAVEFARGHGAPAVEAYPLDNGDAKVDLTMAYAGIRKNFERAGFTHAADTTSVLAGHPRVLMRLDLR; this is encoded by the coding sequence ATGACCATCGTCGTCCGCCCGGCGTCCGTCTTCGAGGACGTCCGCGCCCTGGTCGGTCCGAAGTCGCCCGGGGCCAACGTCTGCTGGTGCCTGAGCTACCGGATCCCGTCCAAGCTCAACAACGAGCTCCGCGGTCCGGCCCGCGGTGAGTACGTCGCCGAGCTGTGCCGGTCGACGCCTCCGCCGGGTGTGCTCGCGTACGACGGCGACGAGCCTGTCGGCTGGGCCGCCGTGGCACCGCGCTCGGGCACCTCGTTCGCGCGCAGCCGTAAGATCCCGCACGTCGACGACCTGCCGGTCTGGGCGCTGTGGTGCGTCCGGGTGCGCCCCGGTCACCGCGGGAAGGGGATCTCGCACGCCCTCATCGCCGGTGCGGTCGAGTTCGCCCGCGGCCACGGCGCACCGGCGGTCGAGGCGTACCCGCTGGACAACGGTGACGCCAAGGTCGACCTGACGATGGCGTACGCGGGGATCCGGAAGAACTTCGAACGCGCCGGGTTCACCCATGCCGCCGACACCACTTCGGTACTGGCGGGTCATCCGCGGGTCCTGATGCGGCTCGACCTGCGCTGA
- a CDS encoding flavoprotein — MPTRTLYLFSCAAPPVFDIAHVIEDAQADGWDVCLGLTPAAARWLGDSLDGLAVLTGHPVRWDYELPGQPEVWPPADAILLAPATFNTINQWALGLTDKFVVGVVAEGIGKRIPTVTMPCVNAAYAQHPAFERSVETLRAAGVTVLYGEGGFVPNQPGTPEAYPWGVALGAVRAEPYEPARGGRSE, encoded by the coding sequence ATGCCTACTCGGACCTTGTACCTCTTCAGCTGCGCGGCCCCGCCCGTCTTCGACATCGCCCATGTCATCGAGGACGCGCAGGCCGACGGCTGGGACGTCTGCCTCGGCCTCACCCCCGCAGCCGCACGCTGGCTCGGTGACTCGCTCGACGGCCTCGCCGTTCTCACGGGCCATCCCGTCCGCTGGGACTACGAGCTGCCCGGACAGCCTGAGGTGTGGCCGCCGGCGGACGCCATCCTCCTGGCGCCGGCCACGTTCAACACGATCAACCAGTGGGCGCTCGGGCTGACGGACAAGTTCGTCGTCGGCGTCGTGGCCGAGGGCATCGGAAAGCGGATCCCCACGGTGACGATGCCGTGCGTGAACGCGGCCTACGCTCAGCACCCCGCCTTCGAACGGTCGGTGGAGACGCTCCGCGCGGCCGGCGTCACCGTCCTCTACGGGGAGGGCGGATTCGTGCCGAACCAGCCCGGGACGCCGGAGGCCTACCCGTGGGGAGTGGCGCTCGGCGCTGTCCGCGCGGAGCCGTACGAACCGGCTCGTGGCGGTCGATCCGAGTGA
- a CDS encoding extracellular solute-binding protein, with protein MPDALSEEIKRNDPVRPRLSGATASVAALGLLGSFVTSCGSSGSGDGTTLRLVAAEYGTSPGTSSKEYWDRLIAAFTAAHPGKKVEVTLHPWAEIDREVTRLVEEGNAPDVALMGAYSDFAAQGRLYAADELLSVRVESNFLAPLVKAGSVDNTLYGLPFVASSRLLFYNEELFDKAGAKPPKTWNELETAAKALKAEGVPCPYALPLGPEEAHAEALIWELSNGGGYAGDTGGYDIASDRNTETFRWIKNNLVEPGLTGPVPPGGVNRKDAFAAFLRGEVGMLNGYPSLLHEARAKGMKVGTLRMPVSDTLEDGMATASAGVADWMMAFKRDGNRELVGSFLDFVYEDKNLTTFASRYHLLPSTVTASQASKDAANPGNEQFLDALSGAELYPVNEPSWLQVSNTIKRNIGRAVAPSSDPKAVLDGIADEVQNIVDQRE; from the coding sequence ATGCCGGACGCACTGTCCGAAGAAATCAAAAGGAACGATCCCGTGCGACCAAGACTCTCCGGCGCCACCGCCTCCGTGGCCGCACTCGGACTGCTGGGCTCCTTCGTCACGTCCTGCGGCTCGTCCGGAAGCGGCGACGGGACGACCTTGCGCCTGGTGGCGGCCGAGTACGGCACCAGCCCGGGGACCAGCTCCAAGGAGTACTGGGACCGACTGATCGCGGCTTTCACCGCCGCCCACCCCGGTAAGAAGGTCGAGGTGACGCTCCACCCGTGGGCCGAGATCGACCGTGAGGTCACCCGCCTCGTCGAAGAGGGAAACGCCCCCGACGTGGCGCTGATGGGCGCGTACTCCGATTTCGCGGCACAGGGCCGGCTCTATGCCGCCGACGAACTGCTCTCGGTGAGGGTGGAGTCGAACTTCCTGGCACCGCTGGTCAAGGCGGGTTCGGTCGACAACACGCTCTACGGCCTGCCCTTCGTGGCCAGCAGCCGGCTTCTCTTCTACAACGAGGAGCTGTTCGACAAGGCCGGAGCGAAGCCGCCGAAGACCTGGAACGAACTGGAAACGGCGGCCAAGGCCCTCAAGGCGGAGGGTGTGCCCTGCCCGTACGCCCTGCCGCTCGGCCCCGAGGAGGCCCACGCCGAGGCACTGATCTGGGAACTGAGCAACGGCGGAGGGTACGCCGGCGACACCGGCGGATACGACATCGCGTCCGACCGGAACACGGAGACATTCCGCTGGATCAAGAACAATCTCGTCGAGCCCGGCCTGACCGGCCCGGTACCGCCGGGCGGCGTCAACCGGAAGGACGCGTTCGCCGCATTCCTGCGCGGTGAAGTCGGAATGCTGAACGGATATCCCTCGCTTCTGCACGAGGCGCGGGCGAAGGGAATGAAGGTCGGCACGCTGAGAATGCCGGTCTCGGACACGCTGGAAGACGGAATGGCGACGGCTTCTGCGGGTGTCGCCGACTGGATGATGGCTTTCAAGCGCGATGGAAATCGTGAACTCGTGGGCAGCTTTCTCGATTTCGTCTACGAGGACAAGAACCTCACCACGTTCGCCAGCCGCTACCATCTGCTGCCCTCCACGGTCACCGCGAGCCAGGCGTCCAAGGACGCGGCGAACCCCGGCAACGAGCAGTTCCTCGACGCCCTGAGCGGTGCCGAGCTCTACCCGGTGAACGAACCGTCCTGGCTGCAGGTGAGCAACACCATCAAGAGGAACATCGGCCGGGCTGTCGCGCCGTCCTCCGACCCGAAGGCCGTTCTGGACGGCATCGCCGACGAGGTCCAGAACATCGTGGACCAGCGGGAGTGA
- a CDS encoding STAS domain-containing protein — protein sequence MTTSSTAPIKPAPLTAPVPSAVHDSGADTAPCAIVVASCTTFGSTLVVHLAGEIDHYSAIPLRTLLASAADGGCTGLVLDTSQVTFCDSGFLAVLDWWPRRGRRLRLANRSRAVQHLMDTACPAGRRTAHADASKATATS from the coding sequence GTGACCACCTCAAGCACCGCCCCGATAAAGCCCGCTCCTCTCACCGCACCGGTCCCGTCCGCCGTACACGACTCGGGCGCGGACACCGCGCCCTGCGCCATAGTCGTCGCATCCTGCACGACCTTCGGCAGCACTCTGGTCGTCCACCTGGCCGGGGAGATCGACCACTACAGCGCCATCCCGCTGCGGACGCTGCTGGCCTCCGCCGCCGACGGCGGCTGCACCGGGCTCGTGCTGGACACGAGCCAGGTCACCTTCTGCGACTCCGGCTTCCTCGCCGTTCTCGACTGGTGGCCCCGGCGCGGACGCCGCCTCAGGCTCGCGAACCGGTCGAGGGCTGTTCAGCACCTCATGGACACCGCGTGCCCCGCGGGGCGGCGGACGGCCCACGCCGACGCGTCGAAGGCGACGGCCACGTCATGA
- a CDS encoding NAD(P)/FAD-dependent oxidoreductase has product MGTTDDDELHDVTVVGAGAAGLACATDLFAAGLRVRLLEADDTVGGRMRTDRVAGFTVDRGFQVFNTAYPQVKRRLDLRALRLRPFTPGVLVHTDDGMRRFTDPSRRFRESRDLLPGRLASGRDLLALGVLTARDVLAPASRLRTRPDRTTLTALADAGVSPDLVETFFRPFLSGVFLEDDLETSARFFHLVWRSMLRGTLCLPADGIGAVPAQLASRLPPGVLRTGAPVAALTPHGVTLTDGTELPSPTVVVATGQRAAGELLPGLSVPRGRTVTTLYHASTTPPLTEPVLVIDSRRRFLNSCVLTALHPRYSPDGRALVSTSVLGTPDAQAVAAVVRALGEVYDTDTVAWELVHRVTVHDALPAMPAPHPLSRTTRVAPGRYVCGDHRATGSLQGALASGTRAAREVLADLGRPTGH; this is encoded by the coding sequence ATGGGAACGACGGACGACGACGAACTGCACGACGTGACGGTCGTCGGGGCCGGGGCCGCCGGGCTCGCCTGCGCCACGGACCTGTTCGCCGCGGGGCTGCGTGTGCGGCTGCTGGAGGCCGACGACACCGTCGGCGGACGGATGCGTACCGACCGGGTCGCGGGTTTCACCGTCGACCGAGGGTTCCAGGTCTTCAACACGGCGTATCCGCAGGTGAAGCGCCGCCTCGACCTGCGGGCGCTGCGGCTGCGGCCGTTCACGCCCGGCGTGCTCGTGCACACGGACGACGGGATGCGGCGCTTCACCGATCCCAGCCGGCGTTTCCGTGAGAGCCGTGACCTCCTGCCAGGACGGCTGGCGTCCGGCCGCGACCTGCTGGCCCTCGGTGTGCTGACGGCACGCGACGTGCTCGCACCGGCCTCCCGGCTGCGGACGCGGCCCGACCGCACGACGCTCACCGCCCTGGCCGACGCCGGAGTGTCCCCCGACCTCGTGGAGACGTTCTTCCGGCCCTTCCTCTCCGGAGTCTTCCTCGAGGACGACCTGGAGACCTCGGCCCGCTTCTTCCACCTCGTGTGGCGGAGCATGCTGCGCGGCACGCTGTGTCTCCCCGCCGACGGCATCGGCGCGGTCCCCGCTCAGCTCGCCTCCCGACTGCCTCCGGGCGTCCTGCGGACCGGCGCTCCCGTCGCGGCCCTCACTCCGCACGGGGTGACGCTCACCGACGGCACCGAACTCCCCTCCCCCACGGTCGTCGTCGCCACCGGGCAACGGGCCGCCGGCGAGCTCCTTCCGGGTCTCTCCGTCCCGCGGGGGCGGACCGTCACCACGCTGTACCACGCCTCCACCACGCCGCCCCTGACCGAACCCGTCCTCGTGATCGACTCACGGCGCAGGTTCCTGAACAGCTGTGTCCTCACCGCCCTGCATCCCCGGTACTCCCCCGACGGCAGGGCGCTGGTGTCCACCTCGGTCCTCGGGACGCCGGACGCCCAGGCCGTGGCCGCCGTGGTCCGCGCCCTGGGCGAGGTGTACGACACGGACACGGTGGCGTGGGAACTCGTCCACCGGGTCACGGTTCATGACGCCCTGCCCGCGATGCCCGCGCCCCATCCCCTGTCGCGCACCACTCGCGTCGCACCGGGCCGGTACGTGTGCGGTGACCACCGGGCCACGGGTTCCCTCCAGGGCGCTCTGGCCTCGGGCACCCGGGCCGCGCGTGAGGTCCTGGCCGACCTGGGACGACCCACGGGTCATTGA
- a CDS encoding SRPBCC family protein, with protein sequence MERSFVVGLPLDELVAYLEDFGRAEEWDPGTLRCVRLDEGPVRPGARWRNTSRFRGRTTDLEYRLVEREPARLMFVGENKTVTATDDLGFEAESASLTRLNYRASLRFKGLAKLATPFLRAEFERLGDAVAERLPAAATRRRA encoded by the coding sequence GTGGAACGGAGCTTCGTCGTCGGGCTGCCGCTGGACGAGCTCGTCGCATACCTGGAGGACTTCGGCCGTGCCGAGGAGTGGGATCCCGGGACCTTGCGCTGCGTACGGCTGGACGAGGGGCCGGTACGGCCCGGGGCCCGGTGGCGCAACACCTCGCGCTTCCGCGGCCGCACCACCGACCTCGAGTACCGGCTCGTGGAGCGCGAGCCGGCGCGTCTGATGTTCGTCGGGGAGAACAAGACGGTGACCGCGACGGACGATCTCGGTTTCGAGGCCGAGTCCGCCTCGCTCACCCGGCTGAACTACCGGGCGTCACTGCGGTTCAAGGGGCTGGCCAAGCTCGCCACGCCTTTCCTCAGGGCCGAGTTCGAGCGCCTGGGCGACGCCGTCGCCGAGCGCCTCCCGGCCGCCGCCACACGACGGCGCGCATGA
- a CDS encoding endonuclease/exonuclease/phosphatase family protein gives MTAACAVLTAGLLTFHRVVPNSVGRLGSLVESFLPWLGLGIVLLFGVALLRRSAVALVALLLPVAAWTYLFGGLLLPGGRPVVQDLLVVQHNVSDENPDPAGTALALAGAEPDLIALQELVPPALGVYERTLAQDFPYHAVRGTVGLWSKHPLTGVRVVDVKPRGVTGPWSRGLRAVVRTPRGEVAAYVAHLPSVRVRASGLASSWRDESAGLLGEAVAAEKVRTVILLGDLNGTVDDRGLGPLTSRMNRAERGFALSFPAAFPVARIDQVMARSASVVRIRTLPATGSDHLPVAAGITLH, from the coding sequence GTGACCGCCGCCTGCGCCGTGCTGACGGCCGGGCTGCTGACGTTCCATCGGGTCGTGCCCAACTCCGTCGGTCGCCTGGGCAGTCTCGTCGAGTCGTTCCTGCCGTGGCTCGGCCTGGGGATCGTTCTGCTGTTCGGCGTGGCGCTGCTGCGTCGTTCGGCCGTCGCGCTGGTGGCGCTGCTGCTGCCCGTGGCGGCGTGGACGTACCTCTTCGGCGGGCTGCTCCTGCCCGGTGGGAGGCCCGTCGTCCAGGACCTGCTGGTGGTGCAGCACAACGTCAGCGACGAGAACCCCGACCCCGCCGGCACGGCCCTCGCCCTGGCCGGGGCCGAACCTGACCTCATCGCGCTGCAGGAGCTGGTACCCCCGGCGCTGGGGGTCTACGAGAGGACGCTCGCCCAGGACTTCCCTTACCACGCGGTCCGGGGCACCGTCGGGCTGTGGTCGAAGCATCCGCTGACCGGTGTCCGGGTGGTGGATGTCAAACCGCGGGGGGTGACGGGGCCCTGGAGCCGTGGGCTGCGGGCCGTGGTCCGCACGCCACGCGGGGAGGTCGCGGCGTACGTCGCACACCTGCCCTCGGTCCGCGTGCGGGCGAGTGGACTCGCGTCCTCCTGGCGTGACGAGAGCGCCGGCCTGCTGGGTGAGGCCGTCGCGGCGGAGAAGGTGAGAACAGTGATCTTGCTGGGCGACCTCAACGGCACCGTCGACGACCGCGGACTGGGGCCGCTGACCTCACGGATGAACAGGGCCGAGCGAGGCTTCGCCCTCAGTTTCCCCGCCGCGTTCCCGGTGGCCCGGATCGATCAGGTCATGGCCCGCTCGGCGTCCGTCGTCCGCATCCGCACCCTGCCCGCGACCGGCAGCGACCACCTGCCGGTCGCCGCCGGGATCACTCTGCACTGA
- a CDS encoding globin domain-containing protein — protein MAEIEPIADQVTSYFYALLFLHHPGLRDLFPVAMDTQRDRLFKALLTAATHADDPVTLTTYLTHLGRGHRKYGTLPQHYPAVGEALIGALSRHAPQTWGPRTEAAWVGAYTTISQIMIDAATEDELRAPAWWQAEVVAHVMRTKDVAVVTVRPDGPYPFLAGQYTALETPWWPRIWRHYSFASAPRSDGLLSFHVKAVPAGWVSNALVHRARVGDVVRLGPPAGSMTVDHTSDSGLLCLGGGTGIAPIKALVEDVAQHGRRRSVDVFYGARRNQGLYDIDTMLRLQQSHPWLSVRPVVDDGPVGLLSGGIPEAVREFGPWHTHDAYLSGPPGMIRRGVDTLVGIGIPTHRIRHDSIEELVGATT, from the coding sequence ATGGCCGAGATCGAGCCGATCGCCGACCAGGTCACCTCGTACTTCTACGCCTTGCTCTTCCTCCACCACCCCGGCCTGCGGGACCTCTTCCCGGTCGCGATGGACACCCAGCGCGACCGTCTGTTCAAGGCCCTGCTCACCGCCGCGACCCATGCGGACGACCCTGTCACCCTGACGACGTATCTGACCCACCTCGGCCGCGGGCACCGGAAGTACGGCACTCTCCCCCAGCACTATCCGGCCGTCGGCGAGGCCCTGATCGGCGCCCTCTCCCGCCACGCCCCGCAGACCTGGGGGCCGCGCACCGAGGCCGCGTGGGTGGGTGCCTACACCACGATCTCCCAGATCATGATCGATGCGGCGACCGAGGACGAACTCCGTGCCCCGGCCTGGTGGCAGGCGGAGGTGGTCGCCCATGTCATGCGTACGAAGGACGTCGCGGTCGTCACGGTCCGGCCCGACGGGCCCTATCCCTTCCTCGCCGGGCAGTACACGGCTCTGGAGACCCCCTGGTGGCCGCGGATCTGGCGGCACTACTCCTTCGCCTCCGCGCCCCGTTCCGACGGACTGCTCTCCTTCCACGTCAAGGCCGTGCCGGCGGGCTGGGTCTCCAACGCCCTCGTCCACCGCGCCCGCGTCGGGGACGTCGTCCGGCTCGGACCTCCCGCCGGTTCCATGACCGTGGACCACACCAGCGACAGCGGCCTGCTCTGTCTCGGCGGCGGCACCGGCATCGCGCCCATCAAGGCCCTCGTGGAGGACGTCGCCCAGCACGGTCGGCGCCGCTCCGTCGACGTGTTCTACGGCGCGCGCCGCAACCAGGGCCTCTACGACATCGACACGATGCTCCGGCTGCAGCAGTCGCACCCCTGGCTCTCGGTGCGCCCGGTCGTCGACGACGGTCCGGTCGGTCTGCTGTCCGGCGGCATCCCCGAGGCCGTACGCGAGTTCGGCCCGTGGCACACCCACGACGCGTACCTGTCCGGCCCGCCCGGAATGATCCGGCGCGGCGTCGACACCCTCGTGGGCATCGGCATACCCACCCATCGCATACGGCACGACTCCATCGAAGAACTGGTCGGGGCAACGACGTGA
- a CDS encoding pyridoxamine 5'-phosphate oxidase family protein, which produces MGTTERADRFYADQVLDRLNPRMREFVNRQEMFFLATADRHGSCDNTFRAGPPGFLHVLDDATLAYPEYRGNGVHASLGNIEENPQVGILMVDFLQDRIGLHVNGTATSVPDDEMRRAHSWLPSDQVPGRRALVWVVITVEEAYIHCAKHIPHLQKVPARGQGRPWGTDDFKRKGGDFFGAASSAPERGPYLPPPRPDADAATWRAEAERVLARAEGCALGEGGGAGSEPTAGTAPFSGWFSRSASV; this is translated from the coding sequence ATGGGCACCACCGAACGCGCGGACCGCTTCTACGCCGACCAGGTCCTGGACCGGCTGAACCCCCGGATGCGCGAGTTCGTGAACCGGCAGGAGATGTTCTTCCTGGCCACCGCCGACCGGCACGGCTCGTGCGACAACACCTTCCGGGCCGGCCCGCCCGGTTTCCTCCACGTCCTGGACGACGCGACGCTCGCCTACCCCGAGTACCGGGGCAACGGCGTCCACGCCAGCCTCGGCAACATCGAGGAGAACCCCCAGGTCGGCATCCTGATGGTCGACTTCCTCCAGGACCGCATCGGCCTCCATGTCAACGGCACGGCCACGAGCGTGCCCGACGACGAGATGCGCCGAGCCCACTCCTGGCTCCCGTCCGACCAAGTGCCCGGCCGCCGGGCGCTGGTGTGGGTGGTGATCACCGTCGAGGAGGCGTACATCCACTGCGCCAAGCACATCCCGCACCTCCAGAAGGTCCCCGCGCGCGGCCAGGGCCGCCCGTGGGGAACGGACGACTTCAAGCGCAAGGGCGGTGACTTCTTCGGAGCGGCCTCGTCGGCGCCGGAGCGGGGTCCCTACCTGCCGCCGCCCCGGCCGGACGCGGACGCGGCGACCTGGCGGGCGGAGGCGGAGAGGGTACTGGCGAGGGCCGAGGGGTGCGCCCTCGGCGAAGGCGGCGGCGCCGGGTCGGAACCGACGGCGGGGACCGCGCCGTTCAGCGGCTGGTTCAGCAGAAGCGCCTCGGTCTGA
- a CDS encoding polysaccharide deacetylase family protein, with protein MGLKSKYTAHIAVAASAVAISLAAWAATALTDTEAAAQAAGAQGQTKDPASRPPPVSKVRMPQGIAHAAEAGGKAVNITIDDGPDPQWTPKVLRVLKENDVKAVFCMVGPRAKEFPDLVRQIVADGHRLCDHTMSHDTTMDKKSVAYQRQQILDAKKMIEDAAGGAPVEYYRAPGGAFTPDSRRIAAEAGMRPLGWNVDTKDFEKPGTSAIVGTVKNELSNGPTILFHDGGGDRVQTVEALEQVLPWLKEQGHPFSFPVRTAP; from the coding sequence ATGGGGCTGAAGAGCAAGTACACCGCGCACATAGCCGTGGCGGCTTCGGCGGTCGCGATCAGCCTGGCGGCATGGGCGGCCACCGCGCTGACGGACACCGAGGCCGCCGCACAGGCTGCGGGCGCGCAGGGACAGACGAAGGATCCGGCATCGCGTCCGCCGCCGGTGTCGAAGGTGCGGATGCCCCAGGGGATCGCCCATGCCGCGGAGGCGGGCGGGAAGGCCGTGAACATCACCATCGACGACGGACCCGACCCGCAGTGGACACCCAAGGTGCTGAGGGTCCTCAAGGAGAACGACGTCAAGGCGGTCTTCTGCATGGTGGGACCCCGGGCGAAGGAGTTCCCCGACCTGGTCAGGCAGATCGTCGCGGACGGGCACCGCCTCTGCGACCACACCATGTCCCACGACACCACGATGGACAAGAAGTCCGTCGCGTACCAGAGGCAGCAGATCCTGGACGCGAAGAAGATGATCGAGGACGCCGCCGGGGGCGCCCCGGTGGAGTACTACCGGGCGCCGGGCGGTGCGTTCACCCCCGACAGCCGGCGCATCGCCGCCGAGGCGGGCATGCGGCCGCTGGGGTGGAACGTGGACACCAAGGACTTCGAGAAGCCCGGCACCAGCGCCATCGTCGGCACGGTCAAGAACGAGCTGTCCAACGGGCCGACGATCCTCTTCCACGACGGCGGCGGCGACCGTGTGCAGACCGTCGAGGCCCTCGAGCAGGTCCTGCCGTGGCTCAAGGAACAGGGACACCCCTTCAGCTTCCCCGTACGCACCGCCCCCTGA
- a CDS encoding TetR/AcrR family transcriptional regulator, producing the protein MVKEVVPEEARRRRRPTRQGTVLSEKLIVSTALRMLREHGSTGLTARRLGAALGADPSTLYRYFAGMDDLTRAIGEELMGRALDTWSATGDWRADLRALGLAIHASYLAHPQAAVLTASRVTGRPREIAVDETILGILRGAGFADADAVVVYHAFIDLGLAFAALDAGSLALTDEARAADEEMWNSTYAELPADTHPHIAATARLLAGRMTHSAYPVVLDTLLNSAAEQLARAHARRHPRADEHRAAPPGGRGRGAARP; encoded by the coding sequence ATGGTGAAGGAAGTGGTGCCGGAGGAGGCACGGCGCAGGCGCCGGCCGACCAGGCAGGGCACGGTGCTGTCCGAGAAGCTGATCGTCAGCACGGCGCTGCGGATGCTGCGGGAACACGGCAGCACCGGACTGACCGCGCGCAGGCTGGGCGCCGCCCTCGGCGCCGACCCGAGCACCCTCTACCGCTACTTCGCCGGAATGGACGACCTGACCAGGGCCATCGGCGAGGAGCTGATGGGACGGGCGCTGGACACCTGGTCGGCCACCGGAGACTGGCGTGCCGACCTGCGGGCCCTCGGCCTGGCCATCCACGCCTCCTACCTCGCCCACCCCCAGGCGGCCGTTCTGACGGCCAGCCGCGTCACGGGCCGCCCACGGGAGATCGCGGTGGACGAGACGATCCTCGGCATCCTGCGGGGCGCGGGCTTCGCCGACGCGGACGCGGTCGTCGTCTACCACGCGTTCATCGACCTCGGCCTGGCCTTCGCCGCCCTCGACGCGGGGTCGCTGGCGCTGACGGACGAGGCCCGGGCGGCGGACGAGGAGATGTGGAACTCCACCTACGCCGAGCTGCCCGCCGACACGCATCCGCACATCGCGGCCACCGCGCGGCTCCTGGCCGGGCGCATGACGCACAGCGCCTACCCCGTGGTCCTCGACACGCTGCTGAACAGCGCGGCGGAACAGCTCGCCCGGGCCCACGCCCGGCGGCATCCCCGCGCCGACGAGCACCGCGCGGCGCCGCCCGGTGGCCGAGGACGGGGAGCGGCCCGGCCCTGA